A single region of the Sandaracinaceae bacterium genome encodes:
- a CDS encoding proline--tRNA ligase gives MRYRQAFIPTLKEVPKDATSPSHVLLLRAGYVRMVGAGIYEMLPLGQRVLTKISNIVRREMNAAGAQELLMPALLPAEYFRETGRWDSFGDTLVRLRDRRGNDYHLGPTHEEIITDLVRREVKSYRQLPLNLYQVQMKYRDEPRPRGGLLRCREFLMKDAYSFDVSMEAAEKSYATMRDAYHAIFRGLGLHYRVVRADSGAMGGSTSAEFQVLTQTGEDAIVACSSCEYAANAEVAEACPAAPGAAPGGDVPAIEKVRTPKVKSIADVVAFFEANVPGTTGVAPETCIKSLIYVASNITTGASETVMVVVRGDHEVNDIALARHLGADEVRMATEEEVKAHVGAAPGFIGPVGYSGRVIVDPDAAAIPSAVGGANENPFHSANIVYGRDYEGERVNVRLVRSGDLCVQCGAPLETYKGIEGGHVFILGTHYSEKMGATFLDESGKQRAIVMGCYGIGVSRLMATAVEQHHDDAGIRWPMAIAPFQVIVSVLGDATETVAAATAIYDGLRGAGVDVLLDDRDERPGVKFKDAELLGIPLRVTVGARALAEGNIEMKERSGGDALDVPVTEAVARITERVVALGGELTK, from the coding sequence ATGCGCTACCGTCAGGCGTTCATCCCCACGCTCAAGGAAGTCCCCAAGGACGCGACGAGCCCCTCCCACGTGCTGCTCCTGCGCGCCGGCTACGTGCGCATGGTGGGCGCAGGCATCTACGAGATGCTGCCGCTCGGCCAGCGTGTCCTGACCAAGATCAGCAACATCGTCCGTCGCGAGATGAACGCCGCGGGCGCCCAGGAGCTGCTCATGCCGGCCCTGCTCCCGGCCGAGTACTTCCGTGAGACGGGCCGTTGGGACAGCTTCGGCGACACCCTGGTGCGGCTGCGGGACCGGCGCGGCAACGACTATCATCTGGGGCCCACCCACGAGGAGATCATCACGGACCTGGTGCGGCGCGAGGTCAAGAGCTACCGCCAGCTCCCGCTCAACCTGTACCAGGTCCAGATGAAGTACCGCGACGAGCCGCGGCCCCGTGGTGGGCTGCTGCGCTGCCGCGAGTTCCTGATGAAGGACGCCTACTCGTTCGACGTGTCCATGGAAGCGGCCGAGAAGAGCTACGCGACCATGCGCGACGCGTACCACGCCATCTTCCGGGGCCTCGGGCTGCACTATCGCGTCGTGCGCGCGGACAGCGGGGCCATGGGCGGGAGCACCAGCGCCGAGTTCCAGGTGCTGACGCAGACGGGCGAGGACGCCATCGTCGCCTGCTCCTCGTGCGAGTACGCGGCCAACGCCGAGGTCGCGGAGGCTTGCCCGGCTGCGCCCGGAGCCGCACCCGGCGGGGACGTCCCCGCCATCGAGAAGGTGCGCACACCGAAGGTGAAGAGCATCGCGGACGTCGTTGCGTTCTTCGAAGCCAACGTCCCTGGCACGACGGGCGTGGCACCCGAGACGTGCATCAAGTCGCTCATCTACGTCGCCAGCAACATCACGACGGGCGCCAGCGAGACGGTGATGGTCGTCGTCCGCGGCGACCACGAGGTGAACGACATCGCGCTCGCGCGCCACCTGGGCGCGGACGAGGTGCGCATGGCCACCGAGGAAGAGGTCAAGGCACACGTCGGCGCCGCCCCCGGCTTCATCGGCCCAGTCGGCTACAGCGGGCGGGTCATCGTGGACCCAGACGCCGCTGCCATCCCGAGCGCCGTCGGTGGCGCGAACGAGAACCCCTTCCACTCGGCCAACATCGTCTACGGCCGCGACTACGAAGGCGAGCGCGTCAACGTGCGCCTGGTGCGCTCGGGCGACCTGTGCGTGCAGTGCGGCGCCCCGCTCGAGACCTACAAGGGCATCGAGGGCGGCCACGTCTTCATCCTCGGCACGCACTACTCCGAGAAGATGGGCGCGACCTTCCTGGACGAGAGCGGCAAGCAGCGCGCCATCGTCATGGGATGCTACGGCATCGGCGTGTCCCGGCTCATGGCCACCGCCGTCGAGCAACACCATGACGACGCGGGCATCCGGTGGCCGATGGCCATCGCGCCCTTCCAGGTCATCGTCTCCGTGCTCGGCGACGCGACTGAGACGGTGGCGGCCGCGACGGCGATCTACGACGGGCTGCGCGGCGCCGGAGTGGACGTGCTGCTCGACGACCGCGACGAGCGGCCGGGCGTGAAGTTCAAGGACGCCGAGCTGCTCGGCATCCCGCTACGCGTCACGGTCGGCGCCCGGGCGCTGGCGGAGGGGAACATCGAGATGAAGGAGCGCAGCGGGGGCGACGCCCTCGACGTACCCGTCACCGAAGCCGTTGCACGCATCACCGAGCGCGTCGTCGCGCTCGGTGGGGAGCTGACCAAGTGA
- a CDS encoding transglycosylase SLT domain-containing protein produces MTPRFIRTHVSRSAPLRIAARVALALPLAGAALWGPGLAQAEGGERCAVGDVAWSSAERLTCRVDPLRRPESTPDLDALAREQPVANGSSRITPGTAVSAPAIVRAPEPSAFERARALAADGELDAALGLLDETAAAFPRLADRVALLRAELLIDAARYPEAAEALRTARQSVDSAVRVEAEIAEVRVRILSDDPRADGALRALMGRYQELPGEAQLRLLLGESQLRRDRRTQAAETFRVLDLHFPGSPAAEAGLAHLTALREAGVRVRRQLTTERVDRAERMVSLGQHERARAELAALGEARLSRALRSRVHLAAAQLARLEGRWSDALTHQQQGIRQSPPVSAEETEERAERAADLMTAALSRDVEIATRRVEHMVGRRAYAQLSNAQLVQVIEVAARAGLAEPVRSATHALSTRDIAADARMNAALEAMGLADDTDLLRMFEPLANTRSQRGTQAAYYRARALERLGRLDEARAAYGELKTHDRTPQRYYAMWADVRVRALQPAPASDSRRLDPAATRSVGEGTRGAPVDIAPGSLHLNVDLNLVAERLLPLAAEHGDAFPSLPRAYDLLRLGEPNTATHELYEAFLQWRDARGTALRRTGLEGVARGGDRRRSAVSFTARQERRGLAPEERLELAEISSALGDHGIAVGMVGWSEVGARPRAHAHLVEEAALRHGLDPNLLFAIMRVESVYQQGIISYAGAIGLAQIMPRTGRLIAEARGMTDFDTGDLVDPAVNLDFAAWYLASLIERFDGHLPLAIASYNGGPHNVRRWLRAHGPGQPIDAFLEFIPFEQTHRYVRRVLTHYQAYRAQAGLPPEVLSMALPSGDDHAIAF; encoded by the coding sequence GTGACCCCCCGCTTCATTCGCACCCACGTCTCCCGGTCAGCCCCCCTCCGCATCGCGGCGCGGGTCGCGCTCGCCCTGCCCCTCGCGGGTGCCGCGCTGTGGGGACCGGGCTTGGCGCAGGCCGAAGGCGGGGAGCGCTGCGCGGTGGGCGATGTGGCGTGGTCCTCTGCCGAGCGCCTGACGTGCCGCGTGGACCCCCTGCGACGACCCGAGTCGACGCCCGACCTCGACGCGCTCGCGCGCGAGCAGCCGGTCGCGAACGGCTCGAGCCGAATCACCCCGGGCACTGCGGTCAGCGCACCCGCCATCGTACGCGCACCGGAGCCCAGCGCCTTCGAGCGGGCCCGTGCGCTCGCTGCGGACGGCGAGCTGGATGCCGCTCTCGGGCTGTTGGACGAGACCGCTGCGGCCTTCCCCCGCCTGGCGGACCGTGTCGCCCTGTTGCGCGCCGAGCTGCTGATCGACGCCGCGCGCTACCCCGAGGCCGCCGAGGCGCTACGCACGGCTCGCCAGAGCGTGGACAGCGCGGTACGTGTCGAAGCCGAGATCGCGGAGGTGCGCGTCCGCATCCTGTCCGACGACCCACGCGCCGACGGGGCGCTGCGTGCGCTGATGGGTCGCTATCAGGAGCTCCCCGGTGAGGCGCAGCTGCGCCTCCTACTGGGTGAGTCGCAGCTGCGCCGCGACCGACGGACACAAGCGGCCGAGACGTTCCGCGTGCTGGACCTGCACTTCCCCGGGAGCCCGGCCGCCGAGGCAGGCCTGGCGCACCTGACGGCGCTGCGGGAGGCTGGGGTGCGCGTGCGGCGTCAGCTCACCACCGAGCGTGTGGACCGCGCCGAGCGCATGGTCTCGCTGGGGCAGCACGAACGGGCCCGCGCCGAGCTGGCCGCGCTCGGCGAAGCCCGCCTCAGCCGGGCGCTGCGGTCGCGGGTACACCTGGCGGCGGCGCAGCTAGCCCGCCTCGAGGGCCGCTGGAGCGACGCGCTGACCCACCAACAGCAGGGCATCCGCCAGTCGCCTCCAGTCAGCGCCGAAGAGACGGAAGAGCGCGCCGAACGCGCTGCGGACCTCATGACGGCGGCGCTCTCCCGCGATGTGGAGATCGCCACGCGTCGCGTGGAGCACATGGTCGGGCGGCGCGCCTACGCGCAGCTGTCGAACGCCCAGCTCGTGCAGGTCATCGAGGTCGCCGCCCGCGCAGGGCTGGCGGAGCCGGTGCGGAGCGCCACTCACGCGCTCTCCACGCGTGACATCGCTGCGGACGCCCGCATGAACGCAGCCCTCGAGGCCATGGGGCTGGCAGACGACACGGACCTGCTCCGCATGTTCGAACCGCTCGCCAACACGCGCTCGCAGCGTGGCACCCAGGCGGCGTACTACCGCGCGCGCGCGCTGGAGCGCCTTGGGCGCTTGGATGAGGCGCGAGCGGCCTATGGCGAGCTCAAGACGCACGACCGTACCCCCCAGCGCTACTACGCCATGTGGGCTGACGTGCGCGTGCGCGCGCTGCAGCCCGCCCCCGCCAGCGACTCGCGCCGCCTCGACCCTGCCGCCACCCGCAGCGTCGGAGAAGGAACGCGCGGAGCACCGGTGGACATCGCGCCTGGCAGCCTACACCTCAACGTAGACCTGAACCTGGTCGCCGAGCGTCTCTTGCCGCTGGCCGCCGAGCACGGCGATGCGTTCCCGTCGCTGCCGCGCGCGTACGACCTGCTCCGCTTGGGCGAACCCAACACCGCCACCCACGAGCTCTACGAGGCGTTCCTGCAGTGGCGCGACGCGCGCGGCACCGCGCTACGGCGCACCGGGCTCGAGGGCGTGGCGCGGGGTGGTGATCGCCGTCGCAGCGCGGTCAGCTTCACCGCGCGCCAAGAGCGGCGCGGCCTGGCTCCTGAGGAGCGCCTCGAGCTCGCCGAGATCAGCTCCGCGCTGGGTGACCACGGCATCGCCGTTGGAATGGTCGGGTGGTCGGAAGTGGGAGCCCGCCCGCGGGCCCACGCGCACCTGGTGGAAGAGGCAGCCCTTCGACATGGCCTCGACCCGAACCTCCTCTTCGCCATCATGCGCGTAGAGAGCGTCTACCAGCAGGGCATCATCAGCTACGCAGGCGCCATCGGTCTCGCGCAGATCATGCCCCGCACGGGCCGTCTGATCGCCGAAGCGCGGGGCATGACGGACTTCGACACGGGGGACCTGGTGGACCCTGCCGTCAACCTGGACTTCGCGGCTTGGTACCTGGCCTCGCTGATCGAGCGCTTCGATGGTCACCTGCCGCTCGCCATCGCCAGCTACAACGGCGGACCCCATAACGTGCGCCGCTGGCTGCGCGCGCACGGGCCGGGCCAGCCCATCGACGCGTTCCTCGAGTTCATCCCGTTCGAGCAGACGCACCGCTACGTGCGCCGGGTGTTGACGCACTATCAGGCGTACCGTGCCCAAGCCGGGCTGCCCCCCGAGGTGCTGTCCATGGCGCTGCCCAGCGGCGACGATCACGCCATCGCGTTCTGA